The nucleotide window CTGTGCGTGGGCAACGGCTCGGTGCTGGAGACCGTGAACTCCGTGTTGCGCGTGTACAGCACGGGCGGCACGCCCCGCACGTCCCCGGTGGACCTGAACACCTTCAACGGCTACCCGGCGGCCATCAACCGCACCACCGGCGTGTACGGCCCCAGCCTGTTCGACCCCAGCTGCCACTACGACAACGCCAGCGGCCGCTGGTTCCACCTGACCGACACGCTGGGCGTCGCCCCGAACGGCAATCTGACCGGCAAGAACACGCTGGACCTGGCCGTCAGCCGTACCAGCGACCCCGCCGGCGAGTGGACGGTCTACCGCCTGCCGGTCCACAACGACGGCACGGACGGCACGCCCAACCACGGCAACTGCCCGTGCCTGGGCGACTATCCGCACCTGGGCGTGGACGCCAACGGCGTGTACATCACCACCAACGAGTTCCCGCTGCTTGTGGACGGCTACAACGGCGTGAACATCTACGCGCTGCCCAAGGCCGCCCTGGTCGCGGGAGCGGGCACCCTGAACGTCGTCAGCTTCTACCTCAAGGACGGCGTCAGCCCGCAGCCCGCGTTTACCCTGATGCCGTCCATTTCGCCCGGCGGCGACTTCGACAAGGGCACGCGCGGTACCGAGTACTTCGTGAGTTCGCTGGCCGTCTTCGAGGACAGCGGCGTGAGCGACCGGCTGGCCGTGTGGGGCCTGACGAACACCGCCTCGCTGGACAGCGCCCAGCCAGACCTGACGCTCAACGTCGGCAGCGTGCCCGTCATGTCGTACGCCGTGCCGCCCGCCGCCACGCAGAAATCCGGCAACTTCCCGCTGGGTCAGTGCATCAATGACACCACGCTCGTCACGTCTCTGGGCCGCGGCTGCTGGCGCTACCTTTTCAACGCCGAGCCAGCGCACACCGAGGTGCTCTCGACCATCGACAGCGGGGACAGCCGCGTGCAGCAGGTCATGTACACCGGCGGCAAGCTGTGGACGACGCTCGGCACCGCCGTCAGCGACAACGGCGTGGACCGGGTCGGCGCCGCGTGGTTCGTGCTGCGTCCCCAGTCGAACAAGAACAAGGCCGACGCCCAGGTCGTGAACCAGGGTGTGGTGAGCGTGCCCGGCAACAACCTGCTGTACCCCACCGTGGCCGTCACGACCGCCGGACAGGCCGCCGTCGGGGCGACCCTGGTCGGTGCCGACCACCACCCCAGCGCCGCGTACTTCGGCCTGAGCACGTCCGGCGCGGGCCCGGTGCAGGTCGCGGCCGAGGGCGCCGGCCCCCAGGACGGGTTCAGCGGCTACAAGGCCTTCGGCACGCCGCTGCGCCCCCGCTGGGGCGACTACGGCGCCGCCGCCACGGACGGCACCAGCCTGTGGCTCGCCAACGAGTACATCGCGCAGACCTGCACCCTGACGCAGTACGCCACCGCGCCCATCGGTTCCTGCGGCGCCACCCGCACCGCGCTCGCCAACTGGGGCACCCGCATCACGCAGCTCGGCACGCCCTGAGCCCACGGGGCTGCTGAATAGTCCGGACGATCCCCGCCGCCCCCGGTGAGGCGGCGGGGCTGTTCTGGACACGCCGGACAGCGGGCGGGCGCAGGCGTTAAGGTGACGGTATGGCGAGGCCACGGGTATTCATCGACGGCGAGGCGGGCACGACGGGACTGCAGATCCGGTCGCGCCTGTCGGGCCGCACGGACATCGAACTGCTGAGCATCGACCCGGCGCGGCGCAAGGACAGCGGCGCGCGGGCCGACCTGCTGAACGCGGCGGACGTGAGCATCCTGTGCCTGCACGACGACGCGGCGCGCGAGGCGGTCGCCCTTACGACCAATCCGGCGTCGCGCCTGCTGGACGCCAGCACGGCGCACCGCGTGAATCCGGCGTGGGTGTTCGGCTTTCCGGAACTCGGCCCGGAGCAGCCCGGCCGCATCCGCGCGGCGCGCTACGTGGCGAATCCCGGCTGTTACAGCACGGGCGCGATCTCGCTGCTGGCCCCGCTGACCGGGGCGGGCCTGCTGCCGGCCGACTTCCCGGTCAGCATTCAGGGATACAGCGGGTACACGGGCGGCGGGCGGGCGCTGGTGGACGCGCACGAGCAGGATCTCGCGCACCCGATGCGCGGCGAGTTCCTGAGCTACGGGCTGGGCCTGAACCACAAGCACATCCCCGAGACCATGCGCTACGGCGGCCTGACGCGCACGCCGATCTTCACGCCGAACGTGGGGGCGTGGGCGCAGGGCATGACCGTGACCATCCCGCTGCACCTGCGCGAGCTGGGCACCACGCCGGACGCGCTGCGCGCCGCGCTGAGCGCCCACTACGCCGGGCAGCGCCACGTGCGGGTGGTGGACCGCGCGGCCACCCCGGAGATCGTCGATCCGCAGGCGCTGAACGGCACGAACGACCTGGAAATCTTCGTGTACGCCTCGGCGGACGGCGAGCGGGCGCTGCTGGCCGCGCGGCTGGACAACCTCGGCAAGGGGGCGGGAGGCGCGGCCGTGCAGAACCTGACCCTGATGCTGGGGCTGGAGGCGTGAGGGTCCTCGACCGGGACACGCAGCTGTGCATGAGCCTGGCCAGCCGGCCGGGCAACTTCGGCACGCGCTTCCACAACCACCTGTACGCGGCGCTGGACCTGAACTTCGTGTACAAGGCCTTCACCACGGAGGACCTGGAGGGCGCGGTGCGCGGCATCCGCGCGCTGGGCATCCGGGGCTGCGCCGTCAGCATGCCCTTCAAGGAGGCCGTGATTCCGCTGCTGGACGAGCTGGACCCCTCTGCCGCGGCCATCGGTTCGGTGAACACCATCGTGAACACGGCCGGGCACCTGAAGGCGTACAACACCGATTACACGGCGGCGCAGCTCCTGACCGGCCGTCACGCCCTGGACCCGGCGGCGCGGGTGGTGCTGCGCGGCAGCGGCGGCATGGGCAAGGCGGTGGCGAGTGCCCTGCGCGACGCGGGCTTCACGCACGGTGTGCTGGTGGCGCGCAACGAGGGGGCTGGCCGCGTACTGGCCGACCGCTGCGGATGGACGTGGCAGCCGGACGTGCCGGACGCTCAGCCGGGCGACCTGCTGGTGAACGTCACGCCCATCGGCATGGCGGGCGGCCCGGAGGAGCACGCGCTGGCCTTCACGCCGCAGCACGTCGCGGCGGCCGCCACGGTGTTCGACGTGGTGGCCCTGCCCAGCGAGACGCCCCTGATCGCGGAGGCGCGGCGGCAGGGCAAGGCGGTGGTGACCGGCCTGGAGGTCGTCGCCCTGCAGGCGCTGGAGCAGTTCGTGCTGTACACCGGCGTGCGCCCCACCGGCGAGCAGGTGGCGGCGGCGGTGGCGTTCGCGCGCGGTTGAGCTGCCAGGGTGTATAACGTCAACTGACCCACAATTCACCCCTGGAGGTTCAGTATGGCGTCGAAATTCGTCCTGAAGGCATCCGGTGACCAGTTCATGTTCAACCTGCACGCGGGCAACGGTCAGGTCGTCCTGACCAGTGAGCGCTACACCAGCAAGGCCGGCGCGACGGGCGGCATCGCCTCGGTCAAGCAGAACGCTGCCAGCGACACCCGCTACGACATGAGCGAAGACGGCCTGCGCTTCAGCCTGAAGGCCGCCAACGGGCAGGTCATCGGCACCAGCGAGACGTACTCCAGCGCCGCCGCCGCGCGTGACGGCACCCAGGCGGTCAAGCGCGCCGCCGCCGAGGCGCTGGTCGACGACCAGACCTGATTCTCCTGCTCGCGCGCCCCGCTACACTCCGGGCATGGCTGCTCCCCACCATCACGGTTCCGTGCGCGTCTGGTCGCTGTCTACCGGTCCCCTTCAGGAAAATGCGGTGCTGATCGCCGGCGCGGACGGCCAGGGCTTCCTGATCGATCCCGGGGACGATGCCGAGCGCGTCCTGGCACTGGTGCAGGAGGCCGGCGTGACCGTGCGCGGCGTCCTGCTCACGCACGCGCACTTCGACCACATCGGCGCGGTGCAGGCGGTGAGGGAAGCGCTGGGCGTGCCGGTGTGGCTGCACCCGGCGGACCTGCCGCTGTACCGGAACGGGGCCACGTCGGCCGCGCGCTGGAACCTGCCCTTCGTGCAGCCGGACGACCCGGAACACGAGATCGCGCAGGATCAGGTCTTCACGGCCGGCGACCTGAGCGTGCGCGCGCGCGACCTGCCCGGCCACGCGCCTGGCCACGTGGTCTTTGTCGGGGACGGCTTCGTGCTGGCCGGCGACACGCTGTTCCAGGGCAGCATCGGGCGCACGGATCTGCCCGGCGGGAACCATCCGCAGCTGATCGACGGCCTGCGGCGCGAGTTGCTGACCCTGCCCGACGACACGGCCGTGTATCCCGGCCACGGCGCCCCCACCACGGTCGGCGCCGAGCGCCGCGGCAATCCCTACCTGCGCTGAGGGGGGCGGCGCTTCACGCAGGGGTGACGCGACAGGCGCTACGCTGGGAGCATGCGACGCGGCATGCAGCGGGAGTGGCGGGACTGATGCCGGGCACGGGCGGCGGAGTCGGGGCCGTGCTGCCGGGCGGCCTGACGGAGGTCAGTTACAGCACCAACAGCGCCAACGCCCTGATCCACCTGTACCGCGCGGAGGTCGGCAAGATGACCTCCTACCGGCAGCGGCTGGACATGACCACCAACTGGTCCGTCGTGACCACCGCCGGCCTGGCGAGTTTCGCGCTGGGTGACGTGAACAACTCGCACGCCACGTTCCTGTTCGCGATGTTCATGAATTTCTTCTTCCTGCGCCTGGAAGCCCGGCGCTTCCGCTCGTACGAGATCGCGCACCACCGCGTGCGGATCATGGAGCGCTTCTTCTACCCGGCGATGCTGGGCGAGAACGTCGATCCCGGGTGGCACCAGCTGCTGCTGGCGGAACTGGCCCGCCCGCGCAGCCCCATGAGCCGCAGCGACGCGATGGGCTGGCGCCTGAGCCGCAACTACCTGTGGATCTACGCGGCAGTGCTGCTCGCGTGGCTCGCCAAACTCGACCTCGACCAGCCCAAGGGCTGGGTGCTGGAGTTCCCGGACGCGCTGTCGCTGGCCGACATCGGCAGCTTCCCCGGCTGGCTGGTCTTTCTGGCGGTGGCGGTGTTCTACGCGTACCTGATCGGTCTGGCGTACCGCGCCGCGCGCACCTACCCGCTGGAAGAGGGCTGAGGGCCGGCGGTGGCGGCGCGCACCCGCGCTTCCCGCCACAGCTGCGTGCCCAGCAGCAGCGCCGCCTGGAGCGGCAGGGAGCGCGTATACAGCTGCGGCCGGCCGGTCAGCACCGCCAGCCCCAGCGCCAGGAACTGCGTACTGAGGCCCAGGTTCGCGGTGACGGTGGCGGCGGCCAGCGGCGTGTACGCCTGACGCTGCCGTGCGCTGGGCGCGCCGCCGGCCACACGCCGCAGCCGCGCCGCGAAGACGCGGCCCAGCACCCGCTCCTGCGGCACGAAGTACGCGGCGTACACCGCCCGCAGCGCCGCCAGCACGCGCGGGTCGTCTCCGGCCTGGGCGGGCGGGTCGCGGAAGACCTCGCCGCGCGCCTCGCGGTGCTCGCGCTCCCACAGGTAATCGACGGTCAGGATGACGCTCTGCAGCACGGTCAGCGCCAGCCCGGCCGGCACGCCCTCGATCGCCACGTTCAGCGCGGCGTTCACCACGAGGTCCATCTCGGTGTCGAGGTAGCGGCCGGTCTCTGTGGTGCGGCCGGTCGCGCGGGCCAGCTGACCGTCCAGACCGTCGAGCACCGTCTTGAGTTGCAGCAGCAGGGCCGGCGCCAGCCGCTCGCCCCGGCGGATGCGGGCGGCGGCGTCCAGGCCGATGACCGTGTGCAGCAGCACCACGTGCGCCGGGTTCACGTTGGCGCGGGCCAGCGGCGGCACCAGCGTCTGCGCCAGCGGCCGGAACACCCGCTCGCTGGCCCACTCGTCCGCCGGGCGTTTCTTGCGCGAGCGTTCCAGCCCGGAGGCTATCGGCGCCCCCCGTACTTGGGCGGGCCCTTACGGACGCCCGCGTAGCGGTTGCGTTCCCGGCGGCGCTGCGCGCTGGTGCCCGCGGCCGGAGTGGTCTTGCCGGCCGGGGCCGCGCCGCGCGTGCGGGGTATGGTGTCCAGCGTCATGTAGCGCGCCAGGGGCACGTACAGGATCAGGATGAAGATCAGGCTGCCCCACCACGTATTCAGGTAGGGCCTCAGTGGCGTGAGGCTCAGCAGCGAGCTGAGCAGCGTCGCCACCACCGCGAACAGCACGACGCGCGCGACCAGTTTCAGCAGCTTGGTGCGCGTCAGGCCCGGCGCGGGGTCCGGGGTGATCAGCCAGCGCCAGAGGTTCATGCGCCCTCCCCGGCGGGCTGGCCCTGCCCCAGCGTGACGCGGTCTCGGAATGCCTCCAGCTCCGGGAACTCGGTCTGCCCGGCCTCAACGGTCATGCTGAGGGTGGGCTTGTGCATGCGCTGCGCGACGCGGTGCAGGGCCGCCCCCGCCGCGCCGTCCCGCGCGGGCGCGGCCAGGAGCAGGCCGCGCACGGCGCTCTTGCCCGACAGCAGCGACGCCGCGCCGAACAGCTCGCGCTCGCCGTCTGCGGCCTTCTCTGCATTCTCCATGCGCTCGGCGCGTTTGAGCACGTCGGCCAGCGGCAGGTCGTGGCTGAACACCGGGTGCAGGCCCAGCGCCTCCAGCGCGGGCCGCAGGCCGCCGGCCAGCACGGGTTCGGCCAGCAGGGCGCGCGGGCCGATCACGGCGACCGTCACGCGCGACGCGCGGGTGAGCATCGGCATGTCGGCGCGCGGGCCGCCCGCCAGGAGCCGGCTGCGGTCCAGGGCGCGGCGCACCGTGCCGCCATTCTGCGTCAGGCGCAGCCCGACCTCGGCGGCGGCGCTCTCCAGCTCCGGGCCGCCGTCCGGCACGTCAATCAGGGTGGGCAGGCCGCTGATCCGGCGGGGCAGCAACTCCGTGAACGCCTCGCCCCACGCGTCCGCGTTCACGGCCGGCAGGCGCGGCACCAGCACGGCGTCCACGCGGCCCAGCGCCAGGATGCGGCCCAGCGCGAGCTGCACCCCCAGCGCCTCGCCCGGCAGGCTCTCGCGGCCGATCTCCAGCGCTTCCCCGTCGGCGAGCACCGGCGCGGCGACCTCCACCCCCAGTTCCTTGAGCAGCGCCGCCCAGTACGCGCTGGAGCGCGCGGCATGCGATTCGAGCAGTCCGACCTTCATCCCGTGTAGTGTAGCCCGGCCCCGCCCCCGCGCACCCTCAGCCGCTGCCGTCGTCGGCGTCCACGGTGCCGGCCGCCTTCGCGCGGGTGGCCTGTTCGGCCTGCATGACGTCGCGCTCGTCGATGTGCCGCTGCTCGTGCTCGTTCTCGAACAGGTCGCGCCGGGCGCGCAGCTTGGACTCCGGCTGCTGCAGGTCGCCGCCCGCACCGCGGTGCACCCGCTGGAAGAACACGAGCGCGCCGCCTGCCAGCGCCAGCGCGCCGGCGAACTGCAGCGTGTCCAGCGGCTTTTCCCAGCGCACGAAGTGCTCCAGGAAGGTCACGCCCAGGATCACGATGATCACCGACACGACCTTCTGCTCCAGGTCCGCCAGGCTCTCGACGCCCAGCGCCGAGGTGAGGTTCAGCGGCGTGATGAACAGCGAGTACAGCCCCACGCCGATCAGGTAGAACACCACGGCCTTGAGCATGGTGCTCACGACCTCTAGGAACTCCACGGCGAGGTCGCCCCGCTGCGCCGAGAGGCCCTCGCGGTAGATGTCGCGCCACGAGTTCCACACGGCGTCCAGCGCCAGCAGCGTGCCCTGCAGGAAGAGGCTGAACGACACCAGCAGCACCGCCACCACCGCGATCAGCACGACGAAGCGCGTGCGGCCGATGACCTCGCTGAACCACTCGCGCTTGCCGGAGCCGCCGGTCGGGGGAGAGGACATGCGCCCATCATGCCGGGGAGCGCGGCGCGGGCGTCTTCACGCAGGGTTAGCGTCGCCCTATGCTCACTCCGTGCTGCCCGACACGCTGATCCTGCCCGAGGCGCTGCGCCGCGTGCTGCCCGCCGCCCGCTGGGAGCGCGTCACGCTGGGCCAGAGCGGCGCGGGCGTGTGGCGCAGCACCAAGTACGTGGTGAAGGTGCAGGCGCGCGGCGCCCACCCCGTCGCCACCCTGCAGCAGGAACGCGAGCGCCTGCGCTGGCTGGCGGGCCGCGTGCCCGCGCCGCAGGTCGTGGGCTTCGAGGTCACGCCGGAGCACGAGTACCTCGCCATGACCCGGCTGCCCGGCATTCCCCTGAGCGACCCGGACGCCACGCTGCACCCCGAGCGGGTGGTGGACCTGCTGGCCCGCGCGCTGCGCGAACTGCACGCCCTGCCCATCCGCGAGTGCCCGTTCCGCATGACCCTGGACGTGACCCTGCGTCTGGGCCGCGAACACGTCGAGGCCGGCGTGGTGGACGAATCGGACTTCGACGAGGAGCGCCTGGGCCGGACGGCGACCAGCGTCTTCAACGAACTGGTGCGCACCCGGCCCGCCGCCGAGGATCTGGTCGTCACGCACGGCGACGCGTGCCTGCCCAACTTCATCCTGAACGGCGGCCTGATCGAGGGCGTGATCGACGTGGGCCGCGCCGGCATCGCGGACCGTCACGCGGACCTCGCCCTGGCGTGGCACAGCGCGCGGTTCAACCTGGGCGCGGAGTGGGGCGAGCGCCTGCTCGACGCGTACGGCCGGGGCGCCGTGGACATGGACAAGATCGCGTACTACTGCGTGCTGGACGAGCTGTTCTGACCCTGCGGGGGCCGCGGACGACCGGACGCGGCTTCACTGCTCGGGGTCTGGTCGGGGTGGTGCGTGGCTGCACGCAGCATCCGTCCAGCCCGCTCCTGGGTGCTCCTTACGGTCTTTTCCCGGCCGTGCTCTAGCATCGCGGGCGTGCACTTCCTGGCCCGAGTCGTGACCCGCCATCCCTGGGCGACGCTGCTGGTGTGGGCGCTCGCCGCGCTGCTCAGCATTCCCTTCGCCGCCCGCGCGCCCGGCGCCCTGAGCGCCGGCCCCAGCACCCTGACCGACACCGAGAGCGCCCGCGTGACCCGGATTCTCAAGGACGAGTTCGGGGAGGCCGACACGAACACGGTGCTGCTGCTGACGCGCAGTTCGCCCTCCCTGAACACCCCGCAGGGTCAGGCCGCCTACGACGCCTTCGTGAGCGGCCTGGAGAAGGTGCCGGGCGTGACGCGCGTGGTGAGCGCCCAGGCCGGCGGAGCGCTCTCGACCCGCACGGCGGACGGCACGCAGGCCCTCACGCTGGCGCAGATTCCGCTGCTGGAGGGCGCGACCGAGACCCTGAGCCGCGTGCGCGCGTACGTGAAGACCGCAGATAGCGCCGCGCTGGACATCCGCGTGACCGGCGGGCAGGCCATCGCGGACGATTTCACGCAGTACGCCGAGTCCGACACCAAACGCAGCGAGTTCGCCGCGCTGCCGCTGATCGCGCTGCTGCTCGTGGTGGTGTTCGGCGCGCTGGTCGCCACCGGCCTGCCGCTGGTCGTGGGCGTGCTGAGCATCACGGTCGCCATGGCGGGCCTGTACGGCCTGACCCGCGTGACCGAGGTCAGCACCTTTGCCCAGAGCGTGATCACCATGCTCGGCCTGGGCGCGGGCATCGACTACGCGCTGCTGATGGTCAACCGCTTCCGCGAGGAGCTGAAGACGGGCGTCGGCGTCGCCGACCGAGCAGAGCGAGTCTCCGACAGCAGGCGTGGCCGGAGCGCAGACGATGACGGTGGTGTCCCGTCATCGTCGGAGCGGAGCGCCGCGCCCACGACCGCTGCGGCCAGAGCGGACAGCGCGGCCGCCGCGTCCCGCACGGTACTCACGGCCGGGCGCAGCGTGCTGTTCAGCGGCTCGACCGTCGCCATCGCCATGGCCGGATTGATCGTGCCGCCGGTGGACGTGATCCGCTCGCTGGGCATCGGCGGGGTGCTGGCCGTGCTGCTGACCGTGCTGGCGAGCGTCACGGCCCTGCCGGCGCTGTTCACGGTGCTGGGCGAGCGCGTGAATTCTCCGCGCGTGTTGAAGATCGGCTGGGCACAGGGCGGCGGGGCCAGCGAGGGCTGGACGGCCTTCGCGCGCCGCGTCACGGCCCGCCCGTGGCTGGGGCTGATCGGCGGCGCGGCCACGCTGCTGCTGCTCGCCATTCCGGCGTTCGGCATGCGCACCGGCTACGCGGGCGCCTGGGGCCTGACACCCGGTCTGGAGAGCCGTGACGCCCTGGCCGACGTGCGGACGCTCGGCGCCGGCGGCCTGCTGAGCCAGTTCGAGGTGATCCTCGACCTCCATGGGCAGCGGTATACGCCGTCGCAGCGTGCCACCTTCCAGACGACCGTGGGTGACCTGCGGGCCCTGCCCGGCGTGAAGGGCGTCCTGAGCCCCTTCGTGACGCGCGAGGACCTCGCGGGCGCCGGCGGCAGCAGCTCGGACGGGATCGCCGCCCTGAGCACCCTGACGCGGCGCTCCTTCAGCGCCGACCGCACGTACCTGCGCGTCACCGTCGTGCCCGACGACACCCTGAAGGCCGAGCAGATCCCGGCCTTCGAGGAGCGGCTGCGCGGTGTGCTGGACGCCAGCGGGTACCGGTATCTGCTGGGCGGCGCGCCCATCGGCGGGCAGGAGTGGAGCCGCGCCATCACCGGCACCCTGCCCACCGTGATCGCGGCCGTGTTCATCGGCACCTTCCTGCTGCTGATGGTCGCGTTCCGCTCGCTGCTGATCCCGCTCAAGAGCATCCTGATGAACGCCCTGACTGTCGGAGCGGCGGTGGGCGTGGTCACGCTGGTCGTGCAGGACGGTTTCCTGGCCCGCGTCCTGGGCTTTCCGCAGGACGTCGGCGTGCTGGACGCCACGCTGCCGGTGCTGCTGTTCGCGGTGATGTTCGGCCTGAGCATGGACTACGAGATCTTCCTGCTCTCACGCGTGCAGGAGGAGTACCTCAAGCGGCGCGACAACGACGAGGCGATCGTGCAGGCGGTCGGGCACACCGCGCGGATCATCACGTCGGCGGCGGTGATCATGTTCATCGTCTTCGCCGCGTTCATCTTCGGGCGGGTGGTCGCCAGCATGAGCATCGGCCTGGGCCTCGCCGTGGCCGTGATCCTCGACGCCACGCTGGTGCGCCTGATCCTGGTGCCCAGCTTCCTGAAACTTGCGGGCAAGTGGAACTGGTGGCTGCCCGCGTGGATGGACCGCCGGCTGCCGCATGTGCAGCTGGAGCACTGAGAGGCTGGTTCTAGGAGCGCTTCGCCGTTCCCTGCTCGCGCCGGCGCCGGACGAACCACACGATGAGGGCCACGGCCGCCACGCCCACGATGATCTGGCTGGCCGGGCCGATGTACTCCTCGACCCGGTCGTAGTTCTCGCCCAGCGCGTAGCCGGCGCCCGCCAGGGCCGAGGCCCACAGCCCCGAGCCGATGGCGGAGTACAGCAGGAATGTCGGGAGCGGCATGTCCGACATGCCCGCCGGGAGGCTCAGCAGACTGCGGATGCCCGGCACCATCCGGCCGAACAGCACCGCCTTGGGGCCGTGCCGGTCGAACCACTCGTCGGCGCGCCGGACGTCCTTGCCGCTGATGGTGAGCCACTTGCCGTGCTTGTCGGCCCACGCGACCAGCCGCTCCTCGCTGAACACGCGGCCGACGTAGTACAGCGGCAGCGTGCCCAGGACGCTGCCCAGTGTGCCCATCACGATCACCAGCACCAGGCTGAGTTCCCCGCGCGACGCCGCGAAGCCCGCCGACGGCATGATCAGCTCGCTCGGAATGGGCGGGAAGAGGTTCTCCAGCACCATCAGCAGCAGAATGCCCGCGTAACCCAGGCTGTCCATGAGGCCCTGCACCCACTCGACCATGTGTCCAGGCTACCGGGCCAGCCCGGGCGGGACGTCCTGCGGACGTTCACGTGGCCTTCTGACGGCGCAGGCCCACTCTAGACTGCCGGCATGACGTTTTCCCCGCGCGCCGTGATCTTCGACTTCGACGGCACCATCCTGGACACCGAGAGCCGGGAATTCCTGCACTGGCAACAGCTGTACCGCGAGCACGGCCGCGAACTCGCCCTGAGCGAGTGGCAGCGCGGTATCGGCACATGGGGCGCCTTCGATCCGTGGGCGGGGCTGCCCGAGGCCGTGCAGGCCGACCGCGAGGCCGTGCACGCCCGCCTGCGCGACACGCTGCACGCGGACATTGCCGCGCAGGACGTGCGGCCCGGCGTGCGCGCCGTGCTGGAGGACGTGAAGGCGCGCGGGCTGGCGCTGGGCCTGGCGACCAGTTCTGACCGCGCGTGGGTGACCCGCTGGCTGTCGCAGCACGCGCTGCTGGACCTGTTCGGCGCGCTGGCGACCCGCGACGACGTGCGCCGCGTGAAACCCGACCCGGAACTGTACGTGCTGGCCGCCGAGCGTCTGGGCGTACCGGCCGCCGAGTGCGTCGCCGTGGAGGACTCGTTCAACGGCGCGACCGCCGCCGTCGCGGCCGGGATGCGGGTGGTCGTGGTGCCGAACGACGTGACGCGCACCCAGCCCTTCCCGCCCGAGTGGGCGCGCCTGGACGACGGCTATGTGGACGGCCTGGACGGCCTGCTGCGCGCCGCGCACGCGGACTGACGCGCGGCGGCGTTCTGCGGCGCTGGACAGCCGGGAGCCCGGATGTGGCATCATGCGAAACGTTCACAATCTCGGTTCCCTGGAGGCACACACCATGACCACCTACCGTCAACTGGGCCGCAGCGGCCTGCACCTGTTCCCGCTGGGTCTGGGCACCATGCAGTTCGGCTGGTCCGCCGACGAGGCCGCGTCGCAGAGTATCCTCGACCACTACGTCGGCGCGGGCGGCAACTTCATCGACACCGCCGACATCTACACCATGTGGACGGCCGGCAACCCCGGCGGCATCTCCGAGGAGATCATCGGCCGCTGGATGAAGGACCGCGGGAACCGTGACGACCTCGTGATCGCCACCAAGGTGCGCGGCGCGATGGGCGAGTTCGGCAAGGAAGGCCGCTCGACCATCAAGCAGCGTGAGGGCCTGTCGCGCCGCTGGATCCTGAAGGCCTGCGAGGACAGCCTGCGCCGGCTCCAGACCGACCACATCGACCTGTATCAGGTG belongs to Deinococcus metalli and includes:
- a CDS encoding HAD family hydrolase; the protein is MTFSPRAVIFDFDGTILDTESREFLHWQQLYREHGRELALSEWQRGIGTWGAFDPWAGLPEAVQADREAVHARLRDTLHADIAAQDVRPGVRAVLEDVKARGLALGLATSSDRAWVTRWLSQHALLDLFGALATRDDVRRVKPDPELYVLAAERLGVPAAECVAVEDSFNGATAAVAAGMRVVVVPNDVTRTQPFPPEWARLDDGYVDGLDGLLRAAHAD
- a CDS encoding DedA family protein — its product is MVEWVQGLMDSLGYAGILLLMVLENLFPPIPSELIMPSAGFAASRGELSLVLVIVMGTLGSVLGTLPLYYVGRVFSEERLVAWADKHGKWLTISGKDVRRADEWFDRHGPKAVLFGRMVPGIRSLLSLPAGMSDMPLPTFLLYSAIGSGLWASALAGAGYALGENYDRVEEYIGPASQIIVGVAAVALIVWFVRRRREQGTAKRS
- a CDS encoding MMPL family transporter, with the translated sequence MHFLARVVTRHPWATLLVWALAALLSIPFAARAPGALSAGPSTLTDTESARVTRILKDEFGEADTNTVLLLTRSSPSLNTPQGQAAYDAFVSGLEKVPGVTRVVSAQAGGALSTRTADGTQALTLAQIPLLEGATETLSRVRAYVKTADSAALDIRVTGGQAIADDFTQYAESDTKRSEFAALPLIALLLVVVFGALVATGLPLVVGVLSITVAMAGLYGLTRVTEVSTFAQSVITMLGLGAGIDYALLMVNRFREELKTGVGVADRAERVSDSRRGRSADDDGGVPSSSERSAAPTTAAARADSAAAASRTVLTAGRSVLFSGSTVAIAMAGLIVPPVDVIRSLGIGGVLAVLLTVLASVTALPALFTVLGERVNSPRVLKIGWAQGGGASEGWTAFARRVTARPWLGLIGGAATLLLLAIPAFGMRTGYAGAWGLTPGLESRDALADVRTLGAGGLLSQFEVILDLHGQRYTPSQRATFQTTVGDLRALPGVKGVLSPFVTREDLAGAGGSSSDGIAALSTLTRRSFSADRTYLRVTVVPDDTLKAEQIPAFEERLRGVLDASGYRYLLGGAPIGGQEWSRAITGTLPTVIAAVFIGTFLLLMVAFRSLLIPLKSILMNALTVGAAVGVVTLVVQDGFLARVLGFPQDVGVLDATLPVLLFAVMFGLSMDYEIFLLSRVQEEYLKRRDNDEAIVQAVGHTARIITSAAVIMFIVFAAFIFGRVVASMSIGLGLAVAVILDATLVRLILVPSFLKLAGKWNWWLPAWMDRRLPHVQLEH